In Macrobrachium nipponense isolate FS-2020 chromosome 36, ASM1510439v2, whole genome shotgun sequence, a genomic segment contains:
- the LOC135203730 gene encoding alsin-like translates to MSTSKIWNNLATQLEAEKQLASRQGGTVDFLDGIDRIPELREELNYQHFMDIHTYLGKAFGCRLHPLGQLLLSLVDAFRATYGGVVAHPRLLPYAVQEVHSFTSRLFEIVRVLFPNLPSENENLLLESENEDEEDIVVTPAYVIHPWLLPHLYSPLSTLYVLYHQPKDEEYWQRLLKWNKQPDTALMTFLGVDVKFWLPEGTSLIESSRTIGTMKDQHFTEAIETLQMLSTSFSPRDKLNLIHRTFQQVSKAVMTKLGSNYLWSMDDLFPVFQYVVVRSRIQHLGAEIQLIDDLLDPHMQHGELGIMFTTLRACYYQIQNEKVSHML, encoded by the exons ATGAGCACAAGCAAG ATCTGGAATAATCTGGCAACTCAGCTTGAGGCAGAGAAGCAGCTGGCATCGAGACAAGGTGGCACGGTTGATTTCCTGGATGGGATCGATCGTATACCAGAGTTGAGGGAGGAGTTGAACTATCAGCATTTCATGGATATTCACACGTATTTAGGCAAG GCATTTGGTTGCAGACTCCATCCCCTAGGGCAGCTTTTACTCTCCTTAGTTGATGCCTTTAGGGCCACTTACGGAGGGGTCGTCGCTCACCCCCGCCTCCTTCCATATGCAGTTCAAGAG GTTCATTCATTCACGTCAAGACTGTTTGAAATTGTTCGGGTTCTTTTCCCCAACCTTCCAagcgaaaatgaaaatttattgctCGAGTcagaaaatgaagatgaagaagatat AGTTGTCACGCCAGCATACGTCATTCATCCATGGCTGCTACCTCATTTGTACTCTCCGCTGTCCACTTTGTACGTTTTGTATCACCAGCCCAAGGATGAAGAATACTGGCAGAGACTGCTGAAATGGAACAAGCAACCGGACACAGCTCTCATGACATTTTTGGGAGTTGATGT GAAATTTTGGTTACCTGAGGGGACTAGCCTGATTGAGTCGAGCAGAACCATAGGCACAATGAAGGATCAGCATTTTACAGAAGCTATAGAAACCCTCCAGATGTTGTCTACATCGTTCAGCCCCAGAGACAAGCTAAACCTCATCCATCGTACCTTCCAGCAAGTTAGCAAG GCTGTGATGACCAAATTAGGAAGCAATTACCTGTGGAGTATGGATGATCTGTTCCCTGTGTTCCAGTATGTTGTTGTAAGGTCACGTATCCAGCACTTGGGGGCAGAAATTCAACTCATTGATGATTTGTTAGATCCTCATATGCAACACGGGGAACTTGGAATCATGTTCACGACGTTGCGG gcGTGCTACTATCAAATCCAAAACGAGAAAGTGAGCCACATGCTGTGA